The genomic region AAATCACCCTTCAGGTTTCGTGATCCAGTTGTCTCTCAGAGAACTAATTCATTTGCTCACTCAAGTGAGTTGAGTCCTTCCATGTgactaaacacaaaaacaataacaCGAAGAAAATGTCCTTATGAggagtaaataataaaaacaaaaaaaggaaaagcacaataaaatcaaaatacaaaaaaaaattggattttttttgcaaacatTTCTTGACAGAACTAGAACCCTTTGGAAGTTTTTGGAATTTtcgtaatattttaatgtatgCTTCTCTACTTTAAAGCGTTGGATATGTTTTTATTTGCGAATTACATTACTCTAGAAAATTTCAATTGGTCGAAATCGGGTGAATCACTGGCTTGGTGCTGTAATTAAAGCCTGACATGCACTTTCTTTACTCAAACAAGCTTCCAAGATACGAAAAAGTGATCCCTAAGGCTTCTAGACATGTTCCTGCTTTtggaaaaatacaaataaaaaaacaataaaaaccgATACGtctattccaatttatttctGATATGATGACCCAAGCGCGGCCCGCGATAAGACAGATATGACAGTACAGTAATTTGTGGCCGCTTCTCTTTCAGACAAGTTGTCTCAATTCAACAACAGCTGTTATCTCCTGCCATGTCTTTTTTCTGTAGATTTGGAATGACGTCGATACAACAGCAGTTCTTACGGGTCACAGTCGTAGATAAGCGTGCAGATCAAGGGCGGACATACTGATTTTCACCTCGAAAGAAGTCGACTGTGTTACGCAGCGCTCTGTTAATTGCCCTCTGTTGTTGTAATTCTTGATGCATCCATTAAAGCGGTGTCGCAGCAACTTTGTTAATTTTCTGCTATTATGACGACATCATCACGATGTAATCGGATTGTATGTTCAGATAATGCCATCAAGGGGACTAGACCCTACCCTGTTTGTAATTATAGCGTAACATTAGTAATTTGCGATTTCCAATTTTGATAAAAGCGGATTGGCGTGCGCTGCAGGAATCgaacgaaagagaaaaagTTGTAAATGAAACTGTCCGTGTTGCTTTTCTAGCGTTTTTTCTTGTTGCAGGAGAGTTTATGGGAGATATAGCTTTGCCGAAACCCAAGCCCAAAGACACTATTCTTCAGGAGGAAGTGGAGCAGTACAAACAGGAGGTCCTCGAGGGTCTCCAAATCGAAGAAGAAGGCCTCACCGACTTCATCCGCAAGAAAGCGAAGCAACCGGCTGCGATACCAACCACAAGAAGCTACAATGACCCCTTCGACAACATATCAGAGATGGACAGCACGGTCCACAAGAACGGCCAAATCTTAAAAACCGACTTCTCGGATCAGAAGAAGAAGAACGCAACGAACGGTGAAGATAACTTGAAGATAAGACACCACAAACGAAATGTGGACCGGAGGCAGAGGAAGAGACACCAGAGGAGGAACCGGCGCGGGGAGGCGAGGCACGAAGAAACTCCAGTTCACGACTTCGAGCCGAATTTCGACATGAAGAGGAAGAGACCGGTGGTGAGCGAGAGCTCGAGCCAGCAGTCCCACAGAAGGGTGACCAGAGCGGCTACCGCCAGAAAGGAGAGGGTGTGGGATTATGGAGTCATCCCCTACGAGATCGACGGGAACTTCAGCGGAGGCCACAAAGCTCTGTTCAAGCAAGCCATGCGCCACTGGGAGAACTTCACTTGTGTTAAGTTTGTGGAGCGCAACAGGAACGAGCACCCCAACTATATTGTCTTCACGGAGAGACCTTGCGGGTAAGAAGAAAACTGTCTTTGGGGGCCACTTGGGAAAAACCTTGTCTTTCCCAAATCATTTGGTTGTTGTGTCTCTGATAATATATTTCTTTTGAGGTGCCACAATCTGGTCCTCCCCGAGTTGGATTGATTTTTGCTCTGGTGCAAAGAGATGCTTGCTTTGATTTTTTGCAAACTAGTACTGTAGTTGACTTTCTACTATTGCCTTGCAACTTTGTAGATGTTGCTCTTTCGTCGGGAAGAGGGGGAACGGCGGCCAGGCCATCAGCATCGGGAAGAACTGCGACAAATTCGGGATCGTGGTGCACGAATTGGGTCACGTGGTGGGATTCTGGCACGAGCACACGCGCCCAGATCGCGACAAACACGTCAACATCATCAGGGAGAACATCATGAGCGGTGAGTAACGAGCGCGTGGTCTGATCAAAGGAACTGATGTGGTTTGTAGGTCAGGAGTACAACTTCAACAAGCTCAACGATGAAGAGGTGAACTCTTTGGGACTGATTTACGATTACGACTCCATCATGCACTACGCGAGGAACACGTTTTCGAAGGGGACTTATTTGGATACCATTCAGCCGATCGACGTTCCCAATAGAAAGCGGCCCGAAATCGGACAAAGAGTTCGGCTTAGCGAAGGAGATATAGCTCAAACGAATCTCCTTTATAAATGTCCCAGTAAGTAGCACAGAGGGGGACAatcaattcaattttattaaattaaatgttacgTGTGCATAAATGTAGCGTCGCTTCAATCATTGGAGACAGGCGGACTACACATTTATGTGaacaagaaatttatttttagatatcCCTTCATGTGCACCGCAGAAACATTGGCGCAACTTGTAATCATCTCAGATGATCtgctttattattaaatagcGCTACTGTGTCGTCACAAATTGTCAATAATATATTCTAAGATTATTACATTTGCGAAATCGTTTTAGgacagaaccacaaaaaagaTACATAGGTACTGTTCTTTTTGTAACAGAAGAAACCACAGAATATTGCAACGGAAGTTGGAAATTGGAAAATTGATGGTTCTAAAGTGTTTCGGTTTTGGTTCTTGGTTTTCTAAGGAATCTTTCCAAGAAGTAACGGGTGGTGTACTCCAATTACCAAAAGATTCCAAAAAACACCATTTCAAAGGAAAATACAAGATTTTGGAAAGTAACGCAGGCATTTCGGACAATGGAACTCAAAACATTAACAATTGGCTGGCAACGAAAATCTACTATGGATTCCACGTCGATCTTTTTCGTAGGAATGTAATCTCTTCTTTTGTACCGTCGAATCCAACCAACTGAGGTCCTTTGGCTTATTTCATTCGTTTGTTGAAAAAACCAGAGTAGTTTAGAAAAGGCTAAAATGAACAAAGTTAAAGTCTAAGAAatgtaaagataaaaaaatccaGGAGAATCAAAAATGGTACCACCAAGATACATTTTGGGAACACAGCAATTATTTGGGGCTAGATCTGGCGAGTAGAAGGCTGCTTAGATATTTTGAAGTCACCATCACGGATAGCAACTAAAGAGATGGTTTTGTGAAAAGGAGCGTTATGTCATGGAGTACCATActtcttcttttcttctttttcttataACCACCGAAAAATAGTTAGACTACCTTCAACAACTTCTCAAAATCTTGTATTTTCCTTTGAAATGGgtattttttggattacacgaAGGAGAATCCAAAAAAATCCATTTCAAAGGAAAATACAAGATTTTGAGAAGTTGTTGAAGGTAGCCATTTCGGACAACAGAACTCAAAACATTGACAATTGGTTGGTAACGAAGATCTCCTCTGGTCTTCATATGAATTTTCTTCGTAGAGTGTAATCTCTTCTGTTGTATCGTCGAACCCGACCAACTAAGGTTCCTTGGCTTATTTCATCAAGATCTGAATGCGCCAACTGGAACATTCGTTTGGTGAAAGAACCAGAGTAGTCTAGAAAAAGTTGAAATGAGCAAAGCCAAAGTCTAAGAAAAgtaaagttaaaataaaattcacgaGCATCAAAGATGGTACCACCAAGATACATTTTGGGAACACAGCAATTATTTGGGGCTAGATCTGGCGAGTAGAAGGCTTGCttagatattttttgaagtgaccaTTATGGATAGCAACTAAAGAGATGGTTTTGTGAATAGGAGCGTTATGACATGGAGTACCATActtcttcttttcttctttttcttataACCACCGAAAAATAGTTAGACTACCTTCAACAACTTCTCAAAATCTTGTATTTTCCTTTgaaatggttttttttttggatttcaCGAAAGAGAATCCAAAAAGTACCATTTCAAAGGAAAATACAAGATTTTGAGAAGTTGTTGAAGGTAGTCATTTCGGACAATAGAACTCAAAACCTTGACAATTGGTTGGTAACGAAGATCTCCTCTGGTCTTCATATGAATTTTCTTCGTAAGAATGTAATCTCTTCCGTTGTACCGTCGAACCCGACCAACTGAGGTTCCTTGGCTTATTTCATCAAGATCTGAATGCGCCAATTGGAACATTCATTTGGTGAAAGAACCAGACTAGtctataaaatgttaaaatgacCAAAGCAAAAGTTTAAGAAATGTAAAGTTAAAATACAATCCAGGAGAATCAAAAATGGTACCACCAAGATACATTTTGGGAACACAGTAATTATTTGGGGCTAGATCTGGCGAGTAGAAGGCTTCCTTAGATATTTTGAAGTGACCATCACGGATAGCAACCAAAGAGATGGTTTTGTGAACAGGCGCGCTATGTCATGGAGTACCatatttcttcttttcttctttttcttataACCACCGAAAAATCGTTGCACACGAAGGAGAATccaaaaaatatcatttcaAAGGAAAACACAAGATTTTGAGAAGTTGTTGAAGGTAGTCATTTCGAACAATAGAACTCAAAAGATTGACAATTGGTTGGTAACGAAGATCTCCTCTGGTCTTTATATGAATTTTCTTCGTAAGAGTGTAATCTCTTCTGTTGTACCGTCGAACCCGACCAACTGAGGTTCCTTGGCTTATTTCATCAAGATCTGAATGCGCCAATTGGAACATTCGTTTGGTGAAAGAACCAGACTAGtctataaaatgttaaaatgagCAAAGAAAAAGTTTAAGAAATGTAAAGTTAAAATACAATCCAGGAGAATCAAAAATGGTACCACTAAGATACATTTTGGGAACACAGTAATTATTTGGGGCTAGATCTGGCGAGTAGAAGGCTTCCTTAGATATTTTGAAGTGACCATCACGGATAGCAACTAAAGAGATGGTTTTGTGAGCAGGAGCGTTATGTCATGGAGTACTAcacttctttttttcttctttttcttataACCACCGCAAAATAATTGCACAGGAAGGATCAAAATCTCCTAAAGCTCCTAGGAGACGATCTAGACTTTACGTTCTATTTATATGACTATCTATCTATCTATCTATCTATCTATCTATCTCTATGACTATATTTACCAGCAAGAGATTCACTTCTATCGCACAAGATTCTTTAGATCCAAAACAATTTAGAAATCTTTTGCAAAATCTAGTTTCTCTATTAAGTACTTGAATGAATCATATCTTTTAATGGATTATGTGGTGTGAGGGGCAACTAATAGTACCTGTATTACCTACTGTTAACATTTAGATATGCAACAAAGATTTCGGAACGCTATGTCTTACTTTTTGAGTCCTCACACCTTGCAGTATTCAAATTGTTTTGGAGGGGTGCAATTTGCAATATTAAGGTACCACCACCAATcgcaaatttgaatttagtaaaaaatatCTGGAATTGTCTACAGTGATATTCCAattcttcaaaatttattctttGGAAAGAACTCAAAACTAGGATCAAAGAAGTGGTTGgggaaaaaatagaaaaactatCGATTAAGATTTATTACATTTCTCTTCACGTGGCAAGTTCTGAATGGTAGGTACTGGTACCACCTTGTATTGTAATAATCTGGTTAATACAAGAACCATCACAACCAAGCATTATCAAATATCTATTAATTTACTTAGTTTGTCTACACAGACctccattttcattttccttttcttctttctcTTCCAGAATGTGGTCGAACCTACCAAGCGAACTCCGCAACCTTTTCTTCCCCATCTTACGCCAACCACAACGGTCCCGAAGAGGGCGAAAAGTGCGAGTGGCGCATCACAGCCACTCACGGCGAAAAAATCGTCCTAAACATCACCGACTTGGACATCGAAAAATCTCCAGACTGCAGTACCGACTACATAGAAATCCGAGACGGCTACTGGTACAAGTCCCACTTGTTGGGAAAATTCTGCGGAACTGGAAAACTCGATTCAATCACGTCGACCGGAAGCAGAATGTTGATCAACTACGTTGCCAAAAACCCCAACGGACATCGAGGATTCACTGCCAACTACGAAGCAGTCTGCGGAGGAGAACTGTTCATCGACAGCGAAGGCCACTTAGAATCCCCCAACTACCCCGAAGAGTACCAACCCAACAAAGAGTGCATTTGGAAGATTACCGTCCCGGAAAACTACCAAGTTGCCTTGAGGTTCCAGTCGTTCGAAGTGGAGAATCATGATGGGTGCGTGTACGACTATGTAGAGATCAGAGATGGGTTTTCGTCGGAGAGTAGGAGTCTTGGGGTGCACTGCGGGTACAAAGTACCATCAGACATCATATCCAGCTCGAACCATCTCCTGGTGAAGTTTGTGTCTGATGGGTCTGTCCAAAAGGGAGGCTTCTCGGCCACCATCATGAAGGAGTACGACGAGTGTTCCATGATAGACCACGGATGCGCCCAAGAGTGCATCAATACTTTGGGGAGCTACGAATGCACTTGCAGGATAGGATTTGAGCTCCATTCCGACGGGAAAAACTGCGAAGGTTTGGGATCTGGTACGGTAGTACCACCTTGATACATCGGTTTGTTGTAGATGCGTGCGGTGGGATTCTAGAAGCCCCCAATGGTACCATCACGTCTCCATCTTTCCCCGATTTGTACCCTCTCAACAAGAACTGCGTGTGGGAGATTGTGTCTTTGCCTCAGTACCGAATCACTCTGAACTTCACCCACTTCGATCTAGAAGGGAACAACATGCACCACGCCCAACAACAACAGTGCGACTACGATCGCTTGGAAATCTACAGCAAACTGAGCGAAGAAAAAACCAAGAAACACGGGGTCTTCTGCGGGTCCAAAGCCCCAGGTCCAATAATCTCAGAAGGCAACGTGATGAGAATCACCTTTAGCTCAGATATCAGCGTCCAGAAGACCGGTTTCGCGGCGATCTTCTTTACCGGTAAGTTGTAGAATCTTCTTGTGGATCACAAGAACGGAATGATTTGTTCTTTAGATGTGGATGAGTGCGCGATTAATAACGGGGACTGCCAGCACGAGTGCATCAACACCGTCGGCTCCTACAAGTGCACCTGCCACAACGGCTTCACCCTCCACGGGAACGGCCGCGACTGCAAAGAGGGCGACTGCAAGTACGAGATCTCCTCCCCTTACGGCAGCATCGGCAGCCCCAACTACCCCGACTACTACCCCAGCCAGAAAGACTGCGTCTGGCAGTTCATCACAACCCCCGGCCACAGAATCCGCATCTCCTTCCTCTTCTTCGAGGTGGAGCCCCACCAAGAGTGCTACTACGACCACGTGGACTTCTACGACGGTCCCTCTCCCGAAGCTCACACTCTGGGCAAGTTCTGCGGATCGAAGCTGCCCCACccgatcgtctcttcaggaaACGAGCTCTACATGACGTTCAAGTCGGACGCCTCGGTGCAAAGGAAGGGCTTCTGGGCGACCCACTCCGCAGTCTGCGGAGGGATTCTTCAAGCGGTTCCTAAGAAGAAGCACATCTACTCGCACGCCAGGTTCGGCGCGGCGAATTATGACAATAAGGCTGACTGCGACTGGACGATCAAAGCCATCCCGGGGTACAACGTGAGGTTGTCGTTTTTGACCTTCGACCTGGAGGACGAGAAGGATTGTGGCTACGATTACGTCGAGATCTTCAGCGGGATGGACTCGAGTGGTCCTTCGTTTGGCAAGTTTTGTGGTTCCTCTGTAAGTATTGTGAATTGAGAAAGTAATAGAGAATTTACCAAATGTCACATCCATAGAATCCGATTGACATACTGTCGCCGTATGACGCCCTCTTGGTGCGCTTCCGCTCCGATGACACTTTCGTCAGCAAAGGATTCAGTATAGTGTACGAAGCTGTCGAAGGCTCCTTCAGCGAAGAAGTGTAAAATCGTGGTACGACGCGGGACAACTGTTCAATTCTGGAGTCAAAGTTATGGCAACAAACTGACTAATCCATATGATTTGCtcaacattaattttattttgctacTAGGCCGTCTCtagtatttattaaatatttgtacTTATACTAGTAAAATGTCTTCGTAATACCTGATAGGAAATATCTGTTCGTACAATGTTACACTTGTAATTACGAATAGACTGCGGACTTAGATTTTACGTTTCGATCTTCTACTCATCTATATAAGTAGGTTTTAAGACTAGAACTGTAAGaagttgttattaaattcGACGTGCCATTGTAATTTAACTGAATCCATTTTTTCGAAGAAATTTTCGAATTTGTACGATTTTTGTCAAATGTTAACTGATTGTGTAATGTCgataaataatattaacaTGCAAGTATGCGTTACGTGTTTCATTTGGACattcacaattttttctctCCGAATAAATATCACTGGGAGCTAGATCTGGTGAACAGGAGGGTCCCTTGATCTTGTGAAGTCACCAACAGGGATAGAAACCATGAAAGAGCACTCGTGTGTTCTGACAGAACAGTCGAACGTCTGGTTATCTTAGGTTAAAGgttttggattttctcatgggctatgagtcatatctgcgcaaacgacggtctcaagtaggcgctacaaaacaTCGTCGTTACCTTAGTTAGTTTATTGCTTCGCCTTCGCGTAAAtattccaaggtcacagcccacgAGATAATCTAGCACCTCTACTCTGTGGAGTCTTCGCTCTATGTTTTAGACACTAATTATAACGAAGAAAAACACTGAAGCAATCTAGTTTCTTTCAGATAAAACACAACAACTACTAAGTCTGCTGATCACTCTACATTAACAATACAGAAGTTGTAAGTTTAAGTTTAATTCAtgtcataaaaaaatcatcatctTTAAATGGGAATCGATAAGCAACTAATGCAGGTATTTAAAACGAGGTAAAAGTAGACAACAGAAGTACGTGTCTTTTAGCTGCTTTGTGAAAAGAGATTCTACAGCAACTCTACAATGACCAAAATATCTCAGTTCAAAGGTGAAACTCCATGGTACAATTAGTCATATAATGTCACATTTAAATTTCAGATTCTGATGATCCCCTTGTGCATATAAGAAAACTGTTTATTGATTTTGGCTACagcaaaattacaaaatgtgtcaATGTTTTCTACATGATCTTTCACACTTTCGTCATGTTGCTTGAAATT from Tenebrio molitor chromosome 8, icTenMoli1.1, whole genome shotgun sequence harbors:
- the LOC138136570 gene encoding protein tolkin-like, giving the protein MQCVLTFVLLFCVLRANTYHSDNRTRGHHFTAEELLFTTFPKKTSDDFDLDPCKAGEFMGDIALPKPKPKDTILQEEVEQYKQEVLEGLQIEEEGLTDFIRKKAKQPAAIPTTRSYNDPFDNISEMDSTVHKNGQILKTDFSDQKKKNATNGEDNLKIRHHKRNVDRRQRKRHQRRNRRGEARHEETPVHDFEPNFDMKRKRPVVSESSSQQSHRRVTRAATARKERVWDYGVIPYEIDGNFSGGHKALFKQAMRHWENFTCVKFVERNRNEHPNYIVFTERPCGCCSFVGKRGNGGQAISIGKNCDKFGIVVHELGHVVGFWHEHTRPDRDKHVNIIRENIMSGQEYNFNKLNDEEVNSLGLIYDYDSIMHYARNTFSKGTYLDTIQPIDVPNRKRPEIGQRVRLSEGDIAQTNLLYKCPKCGRTYQANSATFSSPSYANHNGPEEGEKCEWRITATHGEKIVLNITDLDIEKSPDCSTDYIEIRDGYWYKSHLLGKFCGTGKLDSITSTGSRMLINYVAKNPNGHRGFTANYEAVCGGELFIDSEGHLESPNYPEEYQPNKECIWKITVPENYQVALRFQSFEVENHDGCVYDYVEIRDGFSSESRSLGVHCGYKVPSDIISSSNHLLVKFVSDGSVQKGGFSATIMKEYDECSMIDHGCAQECINTLGSYECTCRIGFELHSDGKNCEDACGGILEAPNGTITSPSFPDLYPLNKNCVWEIVSLPQYRITLNFTHFDLEGNNMHHAQQQQCDYDRLEIYSKLSEEKTKKHGVFCGSKAPGPIISEGNVMRITFSSDISVQKTGFAAIFFTDVDECAINNGDCQHECINTVGSYKCTCHNGFTLHGNGRDCKEGDCKYEISSPYGSIGSPNYPDYYPSQKDCVWQFITTPGHRIRISFLFFEVEPHQECYYDHVDFYDGPSPEAHTLGKFCGSKLPHPIVSSGNELYMTFKSDASVQRKGFWATHSAVCGGILQAVPKKKHIYSHARFGAANYDNKADCDWTIKAIPGYNVRLSFLTFDLEDEKDCGYDYVEIFSGMDSSGPSFGKFCGSSNPIDILSPYDALLVRFRSDDTFVSKGFSIVYEAVEGSFSEEV